One part of the Candidatus Zymogenus saltonus genome encodes these proteins:
- the mutS gene encoding DNA mismatch repair protein MutS: MQDLTPMLRQYHKIKEDYPDCILFYRMGDFYEMFFEDAMEASPVLEIALTTRDKGKENPVPMCGVPYHAAENYISRLLKNGYKVAICEQVEDPAKAKGIVRREVVRVVTPGLSGEIGGIESKENNYIAGLVKGGDRWGASFLDFSTGEFRTTELDDVFELIDEISKLNPREVVMPEGMEGEADAEPLYTVFSHLLITYMDPSPFSTESAAKTICEIFNLGSVDGLGIKETPLALSATGGLLRYVVDYQRGEAFHLSFPRLYVPSEFMLVDDVTKRNLELVKTLYEGARSGSLLSLLDRTVTSMGGRLLRGWINYPLTDVTEIQSRLDAVESFYNDRGGTLEITEMLSQISDIERIVGRVSTNIAGPRDLAALSGSLKMIPVVRESLERFKADAIDKITEGFAEFAELVEKIDKTLVESPPPSLRDGGIIADGVNEELDELRSISREGKDWILRIEEKERVRTKIPKLKIRYNKVFGYYIEVSNIHTDKVPNDYIRKQTLVSAERYITPELKEYEAKVLGADDRIKAIEYDIFVELRDWVKGWIRDIKAAAASIAALDVYTSLALCAIDLDFTKPVVDESLIIEIRDGRHPMVEKALPKGTFVANDISVDTSKKQLLIITGPNMAGKSTIIRQVAVIVLMAQIGSFVSASHARIGVVDRIFTRVGASDSIVRGQSTFMVEMVETANILNNATGRSLVILDEIGRGTSTFDGLSIAWAVAEYIHDNATLRPRTLFATHYHELTELSAVKERVKNYYISAKEWNGRMIFSRTIKEGVSSRSYGINVARLAGIPHEVIERAKAILENIERGEFTTRGIPALIAGDKAPERHTDSQLDLFYGDEREFFEEVAALDTQDMTPLDALNRLDEIVKKLKKIKEQ; this comes from the coding sequence ATGCAAGACCTCACCCCCATGTTGAGACAGTATCACAAGATAAAGGAGGATTACCCCGACTGCATCCTCTTCTATCGCATGGGGGACTTCTACGAGATGTTCTTTGAGGACGCAATGGAGGCCTCGCCCGTCCTCGAGATCGCCCTCACCACCCGGGACAAGGGGAAAGAAAATCCCGTCCCTATGTGCGGTGTCCCGTATCACGCCGCGGAAAACTACATATCGAGGTTATTGAAAAACGGCTACAAGGTGGCGATCTGCGAGCAGGTGGAGGACCCGGCAAAGGCGAAGGGGATCGTCAGGCGGGAGGTCGTCAGGGTGGTCACGCCGGGGCTTTCTGGAGAAATCGGCGGGATCGAGTCTAAGGAGAACAACTACATAGCCGGCCTCGTCAAGGGCGGGGACAGATGGGGGGCGTCCTTCCTCGATTTTTCCACTGGGGAGTTCAGGACGACGGAGCTCGATGACGTTTTCGAGCTTATCGACGAAATATCCAAGCTGAATCCCAGAGAGGTGGTGATGCCGGAGGGGATGGAGGGGGAGGCGGACGCCGAGCCCTTGTACACCGTGTTTTCCCATCTCCTCATAACCTACATGGACCCCTCTCCTTTTTCTACTGAATCCGCCGCAAAGACGATCTGCGAGATATTCAATCTTGGGAGCGTCGATGGGCTGGGAATCAAGGAAACGCCCCTGGCGCTCTCGGCGACGGGCGGGCTTTTGAGATACGTGGTCGACTATCAGAGGGGCGAAGCTTTCCACCTCTCCTTCCCGAGGCTCTACGTCCCCTCGGAGTTCATGCTGGTTGACGACGTCACGAAGAGAAACCTGGAGCTCGTAAAGACCCTCTACGAGGGCGCCAGGAGCGGCTCCCTCCTCTCGCTATTGGATAGGACGGTAACCTCGATGGGCGGGAGGCTTCTGAGGGGCTGGATAAACTATCCCTTAACCGACGTTACCGAGATCCAATCGAGGCTTGACGCCGTGGAAAGTTTTTACAACGACAGGGGAGGGACTCTGGAGATAACCGAAATGCTCTCTCAAATTTCAGATATCGAGAGGATTGTCGGCAGGGTCTCCACGAACATCGCTGGGCCGAGGGACCTCGCGGCCCTATCCGGGTCGCTTAAGATGATACCGGTCGTGAGAGAGTCGCTCGAGAGATTCAAGGCCGATGCGATAGACAAGATAACGGAGGGATTCGCCGAATTCGCCGAGCTTGTCGAAAAGATCGACAAGACGCTTGTGGAGTCGCCGCCGCCCTCCCTTAGGGACGGCGGAATTATCGCCGACGGCGTGAACGAGGAGCTGGACGAGTTGAGATCGATTTCCAGGGAGGGTAAGGACTGGATATTGAGGATCGAGGAGAAGGAGAGGGTAAGGACGAAAATCCCGAAGCTCAAAATTAGATACAACAAGGTCTTCGGCTACTACATCGAGGTCTCGAATATCCACACCGACAAGGTCCCGAACGACTACATAAGAAAGCAGACCCTCGTCTCGGCCGAGAGATACATCACCCCGGAGCTCAAGGAGTACGAGGCGAAGGTCTTAGGTGCCGACGATAGGATCAAGGCGATTGAGTACGACATCTTCGTGGAATTAAGGGACTGGGTCAAGGGCTGGATAAGGGATATCAAGGCGGCGGCGGCATCGATAGCTGCGCTTGACGTCTACACGAGCCTCGCCCTCTGTGCCATCGACCTCGATTTTACAAAGCCGGTCGTGGATGAGTCCCTGATCATAGAGATCAGGGATGGGAGACACCCGATGGTGGAAAAGGCCCTCCCGAAGGGGACTTTTGTGGCAAACGATATATCCGTTGACACGAGCAAAAAACAGCTCCTCATCATCACCGGCCCCAACATGGCGGGAAAGTCCACCATAATAAGGCAGGTTGCCGTAATAGTCCTGATGGCCCAGATAGGCTCCTTCGTCTCTGCAAGCCATGCCAGGATAGGCGTGGTCGACAGGATATTCACGAGGGTCGGGGCGTCGGACTCGATAGTCAGGGGGCAGTCCACATTCATGGTGGAGATGGTCGAGACGGCCAACATCCTGAACAACGCCACGGGGAGGTCGCTTGTCATACTCGACGAGATAGGGAGGGGTACGAGCACCTTCGACGGACTGTCCATAGCCTGGGCCGTGGCCGAATATATCCACGACAATGCAACGCTGAGACCCAGAACCCTCTTTGCCACCCACTACCACGAGCTGACGGAGCTTTCGGCCGTCAAGGAGAGGGTAAAAAATTACTACATATCCGCAAAGGAGTGGAACGGGAGGATGATCTTCTCGAGGACCATAAAAGAAGGGGTCTCCAGCCGAAGCTACGGGATCAACGTGGCGAGGCTCGCGGGGATCCCCCATGAGGTCATCGAAAGGGCGAAGGCGATCCTCGAAAACATCGAGAGAGGGGAATTCACCACGAGGGGCATCCCCGCCCTGATAGCAGGGGACAAAGCACCGGAGAGACACACGGATTCGCAGCTCGACCTCTTTTACGGCGACGAGAGGGAATTCTTCGAGGAAGTGGCGGCGCTCGATACGCAGGACATGACCCCGCTGGACGCCCTTAATAGGTTAGACGAAATTGTAAAAAAACTAAAAAAAATAAAGGAACAATAG